The Phaeobacter gallaeciensis DSM 26640 genomic sequence GTTTGAGCGCGTCACGTGCGGCGAGGGCGGAGGTTGCCGCGACCGCGGCCACCGCATGACCATCATAGAGCGAGGTATCGCCCGCCATCACGTTTTCAAGCACATTCCATTGTTCGCCCTTCAGCCCCGGTGCAGGCTGGATCTCATCGGAGAAATCGGCGCGGGTCACAATCGCCTTCACATCGCCCAGCGCCTCGGCCTTGCTGGTGTCGATATGTTTGATCCTTGCATGAGCATGGGGGCTGCGCAGAATGGCGCCAAACAACATCCCCGGCGCCGTCACATCGGCGCCAAAACGCGCCTTGCCAGTGACCTTGTCCAGACCATCGGGGCGATTGGGGCGAGTCCCCACTTGGGTGAAGTCGGTTTTTTGTTGATCCAGAGCCATTATGACGCCTCCCGCATCTCTGCTGCCGCGTCCATCACGGCGCGAATGATCTTATCGTAACCGGTGCACCGGCAGAGGTTGCCCGCCAGCCAATAGCGCACTTCGGTTTCGGTCGGATCGGGATTTTTCTCCAGCAAGGCCTTGGCCGCCACCAGAATACCCGGCGTGCAGATCCCGCATTGCAAGGCCGCATGGTCGATGAATTTCTGCTGGAGCGGATGCAGGGTCTCGGCCTCGGCAATGCCCTCAACCGTGGCAATCTCCTGACCTTCTGCCTCAACCCCGAGGACGAGACAGGAACAGACCAGCCGCCCATTCAGCGTGACCGAACAGGCCCCGCAGTCACCCGTGCCGCAGCCTTCCTTGGCGCCCGTGAGGTTCAACCGGTCGCGCAGCACATCCAGCAAGGTTTCGCGCGGATCGCAGAGATAGTCGACCCCATCGCCATTGATGGTGGCCGAGACGTGGATTTTCGAGCTCATGCTGTGTCTCCCTTGGCACGGGTATAGGCGATTTCGGCAGCGCGGCGGGCCATCACGCCCGTGACTTGCGTGCGAAAGGCGATGGTGCCGCGTTTATCGGTGATCGGTGAACAGGCATCAGAGGCAGCGGTGGCCAGACGCTCCAGTGCTGCTGCATCCAAAGTAGAGCCAATCAGTGCATCGGCACAGGTCTGAACCAGCAGGACGGTCGGTGCGACGGCCCCCAGCGCAACACGGGCATCGGCAATGGTGTCGCCCTCCAACCTTAGCCAGACGCCGCAACCAACAACTGCGATATCCATTTCGGTGCGCGGAATGAACCGCAGATAGGCATCGCCTTGATGCGGTTGAGTGGCGGGCAGATGCACGGCTGTGATCAATTCACCGCGCTTGAGTGTGGTCTTACCGGGGGCGGCGGGGATATCCGCAACAGTGCAACGGCGCGTACCATCGGGGCCGGTAATGCTGACA encodes the following:
- a CDS encoding (2Fe-2S)-binding protein; translated protein: MSSKIHVSATINGDGVDYLCDPRETLLDVLRDRLNLTGAKEGCGTGDCGACSVTLNGRLVCSCLVLGVEAEGQEIATVEGIAEAETLHPLQQKFIDHAALQCGICTPGILVAAKALLEKNPDPTETEVRYWLAGNLCRCTGYDKIIRAVMDAAAEMREAS
- a CDS encoding FAD binding domain-containing protein encodes the protein MEYHRPSSFAEAAELAASAKGVTRVLAGGTDVLVQMRADIVTPDTLIDIKSIAGARDIRQDDDGSWTIGAAVAGAEMSEHPALCASWPGVVEAMDLIGSTQVQGRATLAGNLCNASPAADSVPAMVAANATVSITGPDGTRRCTVADIPAAPGKTTLKRGELITAVHLPATQPHQGDAYLRFIPRTEMDIAVVGCGVWLRLEGDTIADARVALGAVAPTVLLVQTCADALIGSTLDAAALERLATAASDACSPITDKRGTIAFRTQVTGVMARRAAEIAYTRAKGDTA